A section of the Dyella terrae genome encodes:
- a CDS encoding alpha/beta hydrolase — protein MAWRVLLVFAAIGALLYGVICVSLYFGQRAQIYHPEASWSVRHATDFVMQRDGVTLRGWVMNPGKPQALLYFGGNGERIEDVRESFAAWFPERSIYLVPYRSYGASDGDPSEANLMGDALGLFDLVATQHAHVAVIGRSLGTGVAMQVAAQRPVEKLVLVTPFDSLARVAAGYFPWLPVNLLLIDRFESWRYAPKVHCPVLIVRAGEDEIIPVERTLALAKSLPQAQVQVIPEAGHNSVQEFSEYRVGLKRFLN, from the coding sequence ATGGCCTGGCGCGTTCTTCTGGTCTTTGCTGCGATCGGCGCCCTGCTTTACGGCGTCATCTGCGTGAGCCTCTACTTTGGCCAGCGCGCCCAGATCTACCATCCCGAGGCCAGCTGGTCCGTACGCCATGCCACCGACTTCGTGATGCAGCGCGACGGCGTGACGCTGCGCGGCTGGGTCATGAATCCGGGCAAGCCCCAGGCACTGCTTTACTTTGGCGGCAATGGCGAGCGCATCGAAGACGTGCGCGAAAGCTTCGCCGCCTGGTTCCCCGAGCGCAGCATTTATTTGGTTCCTTATCGTAGTTATGGCGCCAGCGACGGCGATCCGAGCGAGGCGAACCTGATGGGCGATGCCCTGGGCCTGTTCGACCTGGTGGCAACGCAGCATGCGCACGTCGCCGTGATCGGGCGCAGCCTGGGCACCGGCGTGGCGATGCAGGTGGCTGCGCAGCGGCCGGTGGAGAAGCTCGTCCTGGTTACGCCCTTCGACAGCCTTGCTCGCGTGGCGGCGGGCTATTTCCCCTGGCTACCCGTCAACCTGCTGCTGATCGACCGCTTCGAATCCTGGCGCTATGCCCCGAAAGTCCACTGCCCGGTGCTGATCGTGCGCGCCGGCGAGGATGAAATCATTCCTGTCGAGCGCACGCTCGCCCTCGCGAAAAGTCTCCCGCAGGCCCAGGTGCAGGTCATTCCCGAAGCGGGGCACAACTCGGTGCAGGAGTTCAGCGAGTATCGGGTCGGGCTGAAGCGATTCCTGAACTAA
- a CDS encoding ArsR/SmtB family transcription factor: MVSPLAHPYQLAEVASLLAEPARAAMVLALIDGTSRPAGELAQAAGVSAATASAHLKRLLDGGMLAVHVQGRHRYYRLADDDVASMLEAMAIPRGAKHAVAPPADTPLRMARTCYRHLAGKLGVAFCDGLLAQGFLAMTGEGLRVTSPGAVALVDAGLDHAAIHQLSDLKGRGCLDWTERRLHVGGPLGVRMTAAMFDAGWLRRAREGRALVVTGDGLRRLGMLGVRM, from the coding sequence ATGGTCTCGCCTCTTGCCCATCCCTATCAGCTGGCCGAAGTGGCCAGTCTTCTTGCCGAGCCTGCGCGTGCTGCCATGGTGCTCGCGCTCATCGATGGCACGTCGCGTCCGGCGGGTGAACTGGCCCAGGCCGCCGGTGTCAGTGCGGCCACCGCCAGCGCGCACCTGAAGCGTCTGCTCGATGGCGGCATGCTGGCGGTTCACGTGCAGGGCCGGCATCGCTACTACCGCCTGGCAGACGATGACGTGGCCAGCATGCTGGAGGCCATGGCCATCCCGCGCGGCGCGAAGCATGCGGTCGCCCCACCGGCGGATACGCCGCTGCGCATGGCGCGCACCTGCTATCGCCATCTCGCCGGCAAGCTGGGTGTGGCGTTTTGCGATGGCTTGCTGGCGCAAGGGTTTCTCGCGATGACCGGCGAAGGGTTGCGCGTGACGAGCCCGGGCGCCGTGGCGCTGGTCGACGCCGGGCTGGATCATGCGGCCATCCACCAGCTCAGCGACCTGAAAGGGCGCGGCTGCCTCGACTGGACCGAGCGCCGCTTGCACGTCGGTGGCCCGCTCGGTGTGCGCATGACGGCGGCGATGTTCGATGCCGGCTGGTTGCGGCGCGCGAGGGAAGGGCGGGCCCTGGTGGTGACGGGGGACGGGTTGAGGCGGCTGGGGATGCTGGGCGTGAGGATGTAA
- the dbpA gene encoding ATP-dependent RNA helicase DbpA, which yields MTDFSSLPLKPALLGSLETLGYTAMTPVQAQSLPPILEGRDVIAQARTGSGKTAAFGLGLLQALDVDTIRLQVLVLCPTRELADQVSKAIRKLAAGIPNVKLLTLCGGMPLGPQLASLTHDPHIVVGTPGRVQEHLKRGSLHGGGIKMLVLDEADRMLDMGFSEAIDDIVKRIAKHHQTLLFSATYAPEIREASARMQNDPVEVTVETPQEAITIEQRFHDVDPAQKIDALAQVLVKEHADHALVFCNMRRDVDAVAQELDRRGFSALALHGDMEQRDRDEVLVQFANRSCSILVATDVAARGLDITALPLVVSYDIAHDPDTHTHRIGRTGRAGHPGLAITLCTSRERPKADNIEAVNGQPLPWHPLKVTVRKDKTLHLASMRTLVIDAGRQDKLRPGDILGALTGDAGLKADAIGKIDVFATRAYVAIKRDQAAKALERLRAGRIKGRNFRVRTV from the coding sequence ATGACCGATTTCAGCTCCCTCCCCCTCAAGCCCGCCCTGCTCGGTAGCCTGGAAACCCTCGGCTACACCGCCATGACGCCGGTGCAGGCCCAGAGCCTGCCGCCCATCCTCGAAGGCCGCGACGTCATCGCCCAGGCCCGCACGGGCAGCGGCAAGACCGCCGCCTTCGGCCTTGGCCTACTCCAGGCCCTGGACGTGGATACCATCCGGCTGCAGGTGCTGGTGCTGTGCCCCACCCGCGAACTGGCCGACCAGGTGAGCAAGGCCATCCGCAAGCTGGCCGCCGGCATTCCCAACGTCAAGCTGCTCACGCTGTGCGGCGGCATGCCGCTGGGCCCGCAGCTCGCTTCGCTGACCCACGATCCGCACATCGTCGTCGGCACGCCCGGCCGCGTGCAGGAGCATCTCAAGCGCGGCAGCCTGCATGGCGGCGGCATCAAGATGCTGGTGCTGGACGAAGCCGACCGCATGCTCGACATGGGCTTCTCCGAAGCCATTGACGACATCGTCAAGCGCATCGCCAAGCATCACCAGACGCTGCTGTTCTCGGCCACCTATGCGCCGGAAATCCGCGAAGCCAGCGCGCGCATGCAGAACGATCCGGTGGAAGTGACGGTGGAGACACCGCAGGAAGCCATCACCATCGAACAGCGTTTCCATGACGTGGATCCAGCGCAGAAGATCGACGCACTCGCGCAGGTGCTGGTGAAGGAACACGCCGATCACGCCCTGGTGTTCTGCAACATGCGCCGCGATGTGGATGCCGTGGCGCAGGAGCTCGATCGTCGCGGTTTCTCAGCCCTCGCCTTGCACGGCGACATGGAGCAACGTGACCGCGATGAAGTGCTGGTGCAGTTCGCCAACCGCAGCTGCTCGATCCTTGTCGCCACCGACGTCGCCGCGCGCGGCCTCGACATCACGGCATTGCCGCTGGTGGTGAGCTACGACATCGCGCACGATCCGGATACGCACACTCATCGCATCGGCCGCACCGGCCGCGCCGGACATCCAGGTCTGGCGATAACGCTGTGCACCTCGCGCGAACGCCCGAAGGCGGACAACATCGAAGCGGTCAACGGCCAGCCGCTGCCGTGGCATCCGTTGAAGGTTACGGTGCGCAAGGACAAGACGCTGCATCTGGCGTCCATGCGCACGTTGGTGATTGATGCCGGCCGCCAGGACAAACTGCGCCCCGGCGACATCCTCGGCGCACTGACCGGCGATGCCGGGCTCAAGGCCGACGCCATCGGCAAGATCGATGTCTTCGCCACGCGCGCCTATGTAGCGATCAAGCGCGACCAGGCAGCCAAGGCCCTGGAGCGTCTGCGCGCCGGTCGCATCAAGGGTCGCAACTTCCGCGTGCGCACGGTCTAG
- a CDS encoding carbohydrate porin: MRTRFLPAALCAAAILFLPASAGASDTSYLSGDWGGKRAAWGHQGIAFDIGYTSEIAHNFTGGDASLTRYTDQWSFGSSLDLDALWQWHGMQFDVMVTERSGRNLGADANIGNNQLLQEVYGRGQTWHLTVFALRQQVNDTLSWRVGRLPVGEDFASLPCDFQNLTFCGAQPGNIVGDYWVNWPTSQWGAWMRVAKPTWYLQAGAYQVNPTYIDDRWARRNGWKLNNPSGTKGALMPLEFGWTPPNPLPGTFKLGAWYSHAGGQDVYFDDRRDPLGLTGRPPLEHDGRYGAYLLMRQQVTGRDAHHGVTVFFNASQADRATSPTDRQLAMGMEYRAPFGRPNDMVGFALGATHANGRAAATQRLLGVPPGLVNDGYEYVTELFYGWSPAAWVTLRPNLQFVRHPGGAKGRDDAWVLGLKSGLVF, encoded by the coding sequence ATGCGCACCCGATTTCTTCCTGCTGCGCTGTGCGCAGCCGCCATCCTGTTCCTGCCCGCTTCGGCCGGCGCCTCGGATACGTCGTACCTGTCTGGAGACTGGGGCGGGAAACGCGCCGCATGGGGTCACCAGGGCATCGCGTTCGACATCGGCTACACCAGCGAAATCGCACACAACTTCACTGGCGGCGACGCCTCCCTGACGCGCTACACCGACCAGTGGTCATTCGGCAGTTCGCTTGACCTCGATGCGTTATGGCAGTGGCACGGCATGCAGTTCGATGTGATGGTGACCGAACGCAGCGGCCGCAACCTGGGCGCCGATGCCAACATCGGCAACAACCAGTTGCTGCAGGAAGTCTACGGACGTGGCCAGACCTGGCACCTGACGGTGTTTGCACTCAGGCAACAAGTGAACGATACGCTGAGCTGGCGCGTCGGCCGGCTTCCCGTTGGCGAGGACTTCGCCAGTCTCCCCTGCGATTTCCAGAACCTCACGTTCTGCGGCGCCCAGCCCGGCAATATCGTGGGCGATTACTGGGTGAACTGGCCGACCAGCCAATGGGGTGCGTGGATGCGCGTCGCCAAACCCACCTGGTACCTGCAAGCGGGCGCCTATCAGGTGAACCCGACCTACATCGACGACCGATGGGCACGCCGCAACGGCTGGAAGCTCAACAACCCGTCCGGCACAAAAGGCGCGCTGATGCCGCTCGAATTTGGCTGGACACCGCCGAACCCCTTGCCCGGGACTTTCAAACTTGGCGCCTGGTACAGCCATGCCGGCGGCCAGGACGTCTATTTCGACGACCGGCGCGATCCGCTGGGTCTCACCGGCCGCCCACCGCTGGAGCACGACGGACGCTACGGGGCCTATCTCCTGATGCGCCAGCAGGTCACCGGGCGCGATGCACACCACGGTGTCACGGTGTTCTTCAACGCATCCCAGGCCGATCGCGCCACGTCACCCACCGATCGGCAGCTCGCGATGGGCATGGAGTACCGCGCGCCGTTTGGCCGTCCAAACGACATGGTGGGCTTCGCCCTGGGTGCCACCCACGCCAACGGAAGGGCCGCAGCGACGCAGCGACTGCTTGGCGTGCCACCCGGCCTTGTGAACGACGGATATGAATACGTGACCGAACTGTTTTATGGGTGGTCACCGGCGGCATGGGTGACGCTGAGGCCGAACCTTCAGTTCGTGAGGCATCCGGGCGGGGCGAAGGGGCGCGACGATGCGTGGGTGCTCGGCCTGAAGAGCGGGCTGGTGTTCTGA